One stretch of Labrenzia sp. CE80 DNA includes these proteins:
- a CDS encoding aldehyde dehydrogenase family protein has translation MKSAAELTAEYLETGTLEGLPNGHFIDGGFSRPGHNHSMESFDPGSAKAFASFTAGTEADVDDAVANARKAFETSWRDVLPVERARILLRASQLILENIDRFAIVECLDSGKPLNEAMGDVRGAARTFEYYAGACDKLQGDSFPLGPDYLGYSIHEPVGVTAHIIPWNFPISTAARGFAPALAAGCAVVAKPAEQTPFTALMLAEVLSQAELPDGICNVLTGTGQEVGAPLTRHTGVDHITFTGSVLTGSTVMKTAADDITRVVLELGGKSPVVVMKDCDQDKAVAGVLGAIYEHAGQICSAGSRLIIDKAIHDDFLEELVAKTEALSLGHGLRDPNVGPVNSAQHLDKINGFLDRAKARGLNIVAGGNVTVDPETGEGWFFEPTIVDGVDQADELAQEEVFGPVLTVQVADDADHAVALANDCQYGLVAGIFTKDFSAAHQMARKIDAGQIYINEYFAGGIEVPFGGNKKSGFGREKGIEGLKSYCKTKSVAAKIS, from the coding sequence ATGAAGAGCGCTGCTGAGCTGACTGCCGAATACCTGGAAACAGGAACTCTTGAAGGACTTCCGAACGGCCACTTCATTGACGGGGGCTTCTCCCGCCCCGGTCATAACCATTCCATGGAAAGTTTCGATCCGGGCTCGGCTAAGGCATTTGCCAGTTTCACGGCTGGGACTGAGGCCGATGTCGATGATGCGGTTGCCAATGCCCGCAAGGCGTTCGAGACATCTTGGCGTGACGTCCTGCCGGTCGAGCGGGCGCGAATCCTGCTCAGGGCGTCTCAGCTGATACTTGAAAACATCGATCGTTTCGCGATTGTTGAATGCCTCGACAGCGGCAAGCCTTTGAACGAGGCAATGGGCGATGTTCGCGGCGCGGCGAGGACATTCGAGTATTATGCCGGCGCCTGCGACAAGCTTCAGGGCGACAGCTTCCCGCTTGGGCCTGACTATCTTGGCTATTCCATTCATGAGCCGGTTGGTGTGACCGCCCATATCATCCCCTGGAATTTCCCCATTTCTACGGCTGCGCGCGGCTTTGCGCCTGCTTTGGCAGCTGGTTGCGCCGTTGTCGCAAAACCTGCCGAACAAACGCCGTTCACAGCCTTGATGTTGGCAGAGGTGCTGTCTCAGGCAGAGCTACCCGATGGCATTTGCAATGTTCTGACCGGGACAGGCCAGGAGGTCGGCGCTCCGCTGACGCGCCACACGGGGGTGGATCATATCACCTTCACCGGCTCGGTCCTCACGGGAAGCACGGTGATGAAGACAGCGGCTGATGACATCACCCGTGTTGTTCTGGAACTTGGCGGAAAATCGCCGGTCGTCGTGATGAAGGATTGCGATCAGGACAAGGCTGTGGCCGGTGTTCTGGGCGCGATCTACGAACACGCCGGGCAGATCTGTTCAGCAGGGTCTCGTTTGATCATCGACAAGGCTATTCACGACGACTTCCTGGAAGAGCTTGTCGCCAAGACCGAGGCCCTGAGCCTGGGGCATGGATTGCGCGATCCGAACGTCGGACCGGTGAATTCCGCCCAGCATCTGGACAAGATCAACGGCTTTCTTGATCGCGCCAAGGCACGTGGCCTGAATATTGTCGCAGGCGGCAATGTCACGGTCGATCCTGAAACCGGTGAAGGCTGGTTCTTTGAGCCGACGATTGTCGATGGTGTCGATCAGGCGGATGAGCTTGCGCAGGAAGAGGTCTTCGGGCCGGTTCTGACGGTGCAGGTCGCGGACGATGCCGATCATGCGGTGGCGTTGGCGAATGACTGCCAGTATGGCCTGGTGGCGGGTATCTTCACCAAGGACTTTTCTGCCGCTCACCAAATGGCGCGTAAAATCGATGCCGGCCAGATCTACATCAACGAATATTTTGCCGGCGGGATCGAAGTTCCTTTTGGCGGCAACAAGAAATCCGGCTTTGGCCGTGAAAAAGGTATCGAGGGCCTCAAGAGCTACTGCAAAACCAAGAGCGTTGCCGCCAAAATTTCCTGA
- a CDS encoding cupin domain-containing protein codes for MIDLKAFVGLASTELGAFADKPTTLTLGQQEASSMLWVSDDGATKIGVWECTPGRFTADRTAAGEYCHIISGRASVSNADGSGSRDIGPGDLLVLPQGWTGEWEIHEHMRKLFVISASGKA; via the coding sequence ATGATCGACTTGAAAGCCTTCGTAGGCCTCGCCTCGACAGAGCTTGGCGCTTTCGCCGACAAGCCAACCACCCTGACCCTGGGCCAGCAAGAAGCGTCAAGCATGCTTTGGGTATCGGACGATGGAGCAACCAAGATCGGCGTTTGGGAATGTACGCCTGGGCGCTTCACGGCTGACCGGACGGCTGCCGGGGAATACTGTCATATCATCTCCGGCCGGGCGTCCGTCTCCAATGCAGATGGCAGTGGCTCACGGGACATTGGCCCGGGTGATCTGCTGGTCCTGCCGCAGGGCTGGACCGGGGAGTGGGAGATCCACGAGCATATGCGTAAGCTGTTCGTCATCAGCGCCTCTGGCAAAGCATAA
- a CDS encoding LysR family transcriptional regulator: protein MQSRLLRSFLVVAEKSSITKAAEVLHISQPALTKSIMRLEKELGVALFERVPAGMRLTKYGEVLFHHAKVMENEYRHAISRIQELRDGRSGALRIGAGPVWLVSLLPPIVAELQKQQPGVAISLIGGVIDTLVPELINGELDLICVSLDFPNRSEIIKQKLFDIHHVLIADPSHPLASEVEVDALLIHKYPWMVLKSDYVGTERISSFFAANGLEPPKIAFETTSIHSLLQGVKSGSYIAHIPAQMLPLAHMTGLQEIKLKQPIWETTAGYAYRASVQLSEPMKAFMRLLQDINPATSSNLV from the coding sequence ATGCAATCAAGGCTCCTTCGCAGTTTTCTCGTGGTTGCTGAGAAAAGCAGCATCACCAAGGCTGCCGAAGTTCTTCACATCAGTCAGCCAGCGCTCACCAAGAGCATAATGCGGCTCGAAAAAGAGCTAGGAGTCGCGCTGTTCGAACGCGTTCCAGCAGGCATGCGGCTCACCAAGTATGGCGAGGTCCTATTTCATCACGCCAAGGTTATGGAAAACGAATATCGCCATGCAATCTCCCGCATCCAGGAGCTGAGAGATGGCAGGTCGGGCGCACTGCGCATCGGCGCGGGTCCAGTTTGGCTCGTCAGCCTCCTACCACCGATTGTCGCTGAGCTTCAAAAACAACAGCCTGGCGTCGCCATCTCGCTAATCGGCGGTGTCATAGACACGCTGGTACCAGAGCTTATCAATGGCGAACTCGATCTCATTTGCGTTTCGCTCGACTTTCCCAACAGGTCGGAAATCATCAAACAGAAATTGTTCGATATTCATCACGTCCTGATAGCAGACCCAAGCCACCCACTAGCAAGCGAAGTGGAAGTCGATGCGCTTCTTATTCATAAGTATCCCTGGATGGTGCTGAAAAGCGATTATGTTGGCACGGAACGAATATCGTCCTTCTTCGCCGCCAATGGACTGGAACCACCCAAGATAGCGTTCGAAACGACGTCCATTCACAGTCTCCTGCAAGGCGTAAAAAGCGGCAGTTACATTGCCCATATTCCGGCGCAAATGTTGCCTCTCGCCCACATGACAGGCCTGCAAGAAATTAAGCTGAAACAACCGATCTGGGAAACAACTGCCGGTTATGCCTACCGGGCTTCAGTGCAGTTGTCCGAACCAATGAAAGCGTTCATGCGGCTCCTGCAGGATATTAACCCTGCGACCAGTTCAAACCTCGTCTAA
- a CDS encoding cyclase family protein: MAGYTEAETGLVFHELSHKWGHGAPSLPGYDDVVMYRSVKHGQHGVMAHRMRMVMHSGTHMNAPIHLIQRGIGVGDIAMERLVGNGVVVSIPKDRWELVTAADLDVATPEIGEGDLVVIVTGWHKKYSDSLEYFGDSPGLSIEAAEWLVAKNVGLVAIDTPQVDHPLATSLGPHRGGPLMNRLVAKYQDATGLDPTKEHPVWNGAHKVLLSAGIPTIEQVGGDVEDLLGKSAFLHAAPWYWAEGDACPVRLVAICDPSGNHRIDTGAEA, from the coding sequence ATGGCTGGCTATACCGAGGCCGAAACAGGCCTCGTTTTTCATGAGTTGAGTCATAAGTGGGGGCACGGCGCACCGTCTTTGCCTGGCTATGACGACGTGGTCATGTACCGCAGTGTCAAACATGGGCAGCACGGCGTGATGGCTCACCGCATGCGCATGGTGATGCATTCGGGCACGCACATGAATGCTCCGATCCACCTCATCCAGCGAGGAATTGGAGTCGGCGACATTGCAATGGAGCGACTTGTTGGCAATGGAGTTGTTGTTTCCATTCCTAAAGACCGCTGGGAGCTCGTGACGGCTGCTGACCTTGATGTTGCGACGCCTGAAATAGGTGAGGGTGACCTGGTCGTTATCGTGACCGGCTGGCACAAGAAATATTCAGATAGTCTGGAATATTTTGGCGATTCTCCAGGACTTTCGATCGAAGCGGCCGAGTGGCTGGTCGCCAAGAATGTCGGCTTGGTGGCGATCGATACGCCGCAGGTTGACCATCCGCTTGCAACGTCCCTTGGTCCGCATCGGGGCGGCCCGCTCATGAACCGGCTTGTCGCCAAGTATCAGGATGCGACCGGACTGGATCCGACTAAAGAGCATCCCGTGTGGAACGGTGCGCACAAAGTGTTGCTCAGCGCAGGTATTCCGACGATCGAACAAGTCGGCGGTGATGTCGAAGATCTGCTCGGCAAGTCGGCATTTTTGCATGCCGCTCCCTGGTATTGGGCGGAAGGCGATGCCTGCCCCGTGCGGTTGGTCGCAATCTGTGACCCCAGCGGCAACCATCGAATTGATACAGGCGCGGAAGCGTAA
- a CDS encoding cyclase family protein, with the protein MAETKTRNGLRYYNLSHRWGHGMPEWPSTPGINVGVKKFHAKDGLYVTEFEGIMHRGTHVDAPLHVTENTPTLTGYPISTFFGTGVAVSIPKKKWEVITAEDLENATPAIRKGDIVMINTGMHHKMADTDEYYAYSPGLYADGAEWLVEKGVKMVGVDVQANDHPMATKMVDHGLGPTHPHLIDEYKEYTGRDVKEDFPHWEAAHKILMVKGGIPGIENVGGELDLVTGKRCTFMAFPWRWPEGEGCGVRIVAVIDPDQNFRIPTGA; encoded by the coding sequence ATGGCTGAAACCAAAACGAGAAACGGTCTCCGGTATTACAATCTCTCTCATCGCTGGGGCCATGGCATGCCCGAATGGCCTTCCACGCCTGGCATCAATGTCGGCGTGAAGAAATTTCATGCGAAAGACGGTTTGTATGTCACTGAATTCGAGGGGATTATGCATCGTGGTACGCATGTTGATGCGCCATTGCATGTCACGGAAAACACGCCAACTCTCACCGGATATCCGATCAGTACGTTCTTTGGCACCGGGGTGGCCGTCTCGATTCCCAAGAAGAAGTGGGAAGTCATTACGGCCGAGGATCTTGAGAACGCAACGCCTGCGATCCGTAAGGGCGACATCGTGATGATCAACACAGGCATGCACCACAAGATGGCCGATACGGATGAATACTACGCTTACTCGCCCGGACTCTACGCCGATGGTGCCGAGTGGCTGGTTGAAAAGGGTGTCAAAATGGTCGGCGTGGATGTGCAGGCCAACGACCATCCCATGGCGACAAAGATGGTGGACCACGGTCTGGGGCCGACGCACCCGCATTTGATTGATGAATACAAGGAATACACCGGCAGGGACGTGAAGGAAGACTTCCCGCACTGGGAAGCTGCGCACAAAATTCTGATGGTGAAGGGCGGTATTCCCGGCATAGAGAATGTTGGCGGCGAGCTGGACCTGGTCACAGGCAAGCGATGCACATTCATGGCCTTCCCCTGGCGTTGGCCTGAAGGCGAAGGCTGCGGCGTTCGTATCGTCGCTGTGATTGATCCAGATCAGAATTTCCGCATACCGACCGGCGCATAG
- a CDS encoding SDR family oxidoreductase — translation MSEITPTLRDPLSMFDVRDNVAIITGASGAFGRACALTLGALGNKLVLVSGSEDELAEVLTEVKEVGGDAVTMKRRPDALGDAEAIRDFALQTYGKIDQLVIASGYNKAGFIQEMDYEDWQAVMDANVRGAWFMAKAVGTYWIENEIKGKMLMMSSVRGRHGNISGYTAYCTSKGGSDALTRVLATEWGQYGITVNSIAPTVFRSKLTAWMWSDDPVGQATKQRSLARIPLKRLAEAEDLMGMALYLLSPASDFCTGQIMYVDGGFTAG, via the coding sequence ATGAGCGAGATTACGCCCACTCTGCGCGACCCGTTGTCGATGTTCGATGTCAGGGATAATGTTGCAATCATAACAGGTGCTTCGGGAGCCTTCGGCCGGGCCTGCGCCCTGACGCTCGGCGCCCTTGGTAACAAGCTGGTCTTGGTGTCAGGATCCGAAGACGAGCTGGCCGAAGTGCTAACCGAAGTGAAAGAGGTTGGTGGAGACGCCGTCACCATGAAACGGCGGCCGGATGCCCTGGGAGATGCCGAAGCCATTCGTGATTTTGCATTGCAGACCTACGGCAAGATCGATCAGCTGGTGATTGCATCTGGCTACAACAAGGCCGGCTTTATCCAGGAGATGGACTATGAGGACTGGCAAGCCGTGATGGATGCCAATGTCCGCGGTGCCTGGTTCATGGCGAAAGCTGTCGGAACCTATTGGATTGAAAACGAAATCAAAGGGAAAATGTTGATGATGTCGTCCGTTCGCGGCCGCCATGGCAACATTTCTGGCTACACGGCCTATTGCACATCCAAGGGCGGGTCGGATGCCCTGACGCGGGTGCTTGCCACTGAATGGGGGCAATATGGCATCACGGTCAATTCGATCGCGCCTACTGTATTTCGGTCCAAATTGACCGCCTGGATGTGGAGCGACGATCCAGTCGGGCAAGCCACCAAACAGCGTTCTCTTGCCCGTATTCCGCTCAAGCGCCTTGCTGAAGCAGAAGACCTGATGGGTATGGCGCTTTACCTTCTGTCGCCGGCGTCTGATTTCTGTACCGGGCAGATCATGTACGTCGATGGCGGCTTTACAGCCGGATAA
- a CDS encoding 3-hydroxyacyl-CoA dehydrogenase NAD-binding domain-containing protein, which yields MQKPLNITVVGAGLMGHGIAYVLAQAGHSVRVYDRAQEALASLPERLAKIADLFGAPHALIDTVSAHSELSEAAESSDFVVEAAAENLEIKQFIVASLEAVVSQQTIIASNTSALPITRIAEKAFNPERIVGSHFWNPPHLVKLVEVVQAEKTAPEAVEKTISLLSGVGHHAVHVKKDIPGFIGNRLQHALKREAIDLVSKGVCDAETVDDVVKHGFGKRLGVLGPLEQSDLVGLGLTKAIHKTLMPDLDRTNTVHPFLEEKVVLGHLGMACGEGFRTWTLEEAEAVRSRLNTFLVEQAKAAKTNDQ from the coding sequence ATGCAGAAACCGTTGAACATCACTGTCGTCGGTGCCGGTCTCATGGGGCATGGGATCGCCTATGTTCTGGCTCAGGCAGGCCACAGTGTGCGCGTGTACGATCGGGCGCAGGAAGCGCTTGCGAGCCTGCCGGAGCGTTTGGCGAAAATAGCAGATCTGTTCGGCGCTCCTCATGCCTTGATTGACACGGTTTCTGCGCATTCAGAACTCTCTGAGGCTGCGGAAAGCTCAGATTTTGTTGTTGAGGCGGCGGCTGAGAATCTTGAGATCAAACAATTTATTGTTGCCAGCCTTGAGGCCGTCGTTTCCCAGCAAACCATCATTGCCTCAAATACATCGGCGCTGCCGATTACCAGGATTGCGGAGAAAGCCTTTAATCCTGAACGTATTGTTGGGTCCCATTTCTGGAACCCGCCACACCTTGTGAAACTGGTCGAGGTGGTCCAGGCGGAAAAAACTGCTCCCGAAGCCGTCGAGAAGACAATCTCGTTGCTTTCGGGCGTTGGCCATCACGCTGTGCATGTCAAGAAGGATATTCCAGGGTTCATCGGCAACCGCTTGCAACATGCCCTAAAGCGCGAAGCCATCGATCTGGTTTCCAAGGGCGTATGTGATGCCGAAACGGTCGATGACGTGGTCAAGCATGGCTTTGGTAAGCGCCTGGGTGTCTTGGGGCCTTTGGAGCAATCGGATCTGGTTGGCCTGGGTCTGACTAAGGCGATCCATAAAACCTTGATGCCGGATCTCGATCGAACCAATACGGTGCACCCTTTCTTGGAAGAGAAAGTCGTTTTAGGTCATCTCGGCATGGCATGTGGAGAGGGCTTTCGAACCTGGACCTTGGAAGAGGCGGAGGCCGTCAGGAGCCGGTTGAACACTTTTCTTGTCGAACAGGCCAAAGCGGCCAAGACCAATGATCAATAG
- a CDS encoding cupin domain-containing protein has translation MLQVTRFDAAKPYDAKNHFGMTAMRLQGQGASDLEDYWVGFSTFLPGGGAEKAAAPTAKVYVVLDGEITVTTAEGDTVLGKFDSCYLPPSLERSIENKTNHTTQMLVISPN, from the coding sequence ATGTTGCAAGTGACACGATTTGATGCGGCAAAACCCTACGACGCCAAAAACCACTTTGGCATGACGGCCATGCGGCTGCAGGGGCAGGGTGCGTCCGACTTGGAAGACTATTGGGTTGGATTTTCAACCTTTTTGCCCGGCGGTGGTGCCGAAAAGGCAGCCGCGCCAACCGCCAAGGTTTATGTGGTTCTTGACGGCGAGATTACGGTCACGACTGCCGAGGGAGACACTGTTCTTGGAAAGTTTGACTCTTGTTATCTGCCACCGAGCCTTGAGCGATCAATAGAAAACAAGACCAATCACACGACGCAAATGCTGGTGATTTCGCCAAATTGA
- a CDS encoding TRAP transporter substrate-binding protein, which translates to MKRAILKRAGHLALGTVLVLGSVNLGGEVLAQTDLKLAHFLPTANGMHKDFMEPWARALEACSGGEVKVTIYPGGTQLGNPAKLYDAVRAGAVDIAHGLSGLPGGRFERTRIAELPFIFDNADEATRTIWALFPDYLEKEFPGVKILGIHAHNPGQVHTTEKQVKTADDLQGLRLRFPTAATKSMIEALGGNPVGLPPGAVYENAEKGVIDGAVFTWDAMAAFNLAEVMKYHLDANAYVTTFWFGMNEKTYEGLSDKVKSCVDAQSGEALISKFGDWWMEWDRTGYERVSTGEGHEIIELSAAERTRWAEQLEPMIDSFIKDLEAKGVDDASEIYAKMKAMADAQE; encoded by the coding sequence ATGAAACGAGCGATCTTGAAACGAGCGGGCCATCTAGCGCTTGGGACCGTGTTGGTGTTGGGAAGTGTGAACCTTGGCGGTGAGGTGCTGGCCCAGACAGACCTGAAACTCGCCCATTTTTTGCCGACTGCAAACGGCATGCATAAGGACTTTATGGAGCCTTGGGCACGGGCACTGGAGGCCTGCAGCGGCGGAGAGGTAAAGGTTACGATCTATCCGGGCGGCACCCAGCTTGGAAACCCGGCGAAGCTTTACGATGCGGTGCGGGCAGGGGCCGTTGATATTGCACACGGGCTGAGTGGCCTCCCGGGTGGCCGCTTCGAACGCACACGGATCGCGGAACTGCCGTTTATCTTCGATAACGCCGATGAAGCGACACGGACCATTTGGGCGCTCTTCCCCGATTATCTGGAAAAGGAGTTTCCGGGGGTAAAGATCCTGGGCATCCACGCCCATAATCCTGGACAGGTCCACACCACAGAGAAACAGGTAAAGACTGCCGATGACCTTCAGGGCTTGCGTCTTCGCTTTCCGACCGCAGCCACCAAGTCGATGATTGAGGCCCTGGGTGGAAATCCGGTCGGCCTGCCGCCGGGCGCTGTGTATGAGAATGCTGAAAAGGGCGTCATCGATGGGGCGGTGTTTACCTGGGATGCGATGGCTGCCTTCAATCTGGCCGAGGTGATGAAGTATCATCTGGACGCCAACGCCTATGTCACCACCTTTTGGTTTGGCATGAACGAGAAAACCTACGAAGGCCTATCGGATAAGGTGAAGTCCTGTGTCGATGCTCAAAGTGGCGAAGCCTTAATATCCAAATTCGGTGACTGGTGGATGGAATGGGACAGGACCGGTTACGAGCGTGTATCAACCGGTGAAGGTCATGAGATCATCGAATTGAGTGCAGCAGAGCGGACACGTTGGGCCGAACAGCTTGAGCCGATGATCGATAGCTTCATAAAGGATCTGGAAGCCAAGGGTGTCGATGACGCCAGTGAGATCTACGCCAAGATGAAGGCGATGGCGGATGCTCAAGAATAA
- a CDS encoding TRAP transporter small permease, translating into MLKNNSSDRADMSENAGDTRSIGRVFTNAIVFLSFAAIFTSMMMTVGDILVRQAAGAIAWLYGARPSWGLVGLVDLTQLAVMTAVPLAIAAAFFLNAHIRIDLFLNIASATVRRLSAGVSAALGAVLMGICLWGAWQEMRGQLDFTTTSATLGLPYTWYWAPLIIGLALSVLACLYALARAFAKP; encoded by the coding sequence ATGCTCAAGAATAACTCTTCCGACAGGGCTGACATGTCGGAAAATGCTGGTGACACGCGCTCAATTGGGCGCGTGTTCACCAACGCGATTGTCTTTCTTTCCTTCGCCGCGATATTCACCTCGATGATGATGACAGTGGGCGACATCCTCGTCCGGCAGGCGGCAGGCGCAATTGCCTGGCTCTATGGTGCCAGACCCTCCTGGGGTCTCGTTGGGCTGGTGGATTTGACGCAACTTGCTGTCATGACCGCCGTTCCCCTGGCGATCGCAGCAGCCTTCTTTCTCAATGCGCATATCCGGATCGATTTGTTCCTGAACATAGCTTCTGCGACAGTACGGCGCTTGTCGGCCGGCGTCTCTGCAGCCCTGGGAGCGGTCTTGATGGGAATCTGCCTTTGGGGGGCCTGGCAAGAAATGCGCGGCCAACTGGATTTCACCACGACATCCGCGACCCTTGGTCTTCCCTACACCTGGTATTGGGCCCCGTTGATTATAGGGCTCGCCCTTTCGGTTCTTGCCTGCCTGTATGCCTTGGCCAGGGCGTTCGCCAAGCCGTAG
- a CDS encoding TRAP transporter large permease, with product MADSFVGLLGFVLALALIAFGVPVALSLGFVGLAGYAFLNGVPSALFIIGSGPFEAIFPYSLSVIPLFLMMGVFSSRCGLSKDLFQAANALVGRFRGGLAMATICACAGFGAICGSSLATVATIGHVALPEMRRAGYDDRLSSASIAAGGTLGVMIPPSILLIIYGLLTEQSIGKLFSAAIIPGLLATGLYAACVAISVRLNPKLVGEVPSASESSCWKSLRKAWPVALMFAVVIGGIQAGIFSPTEAAAVGAAGAVLLALGKGSLDRLSLVSAMRETVQLTGMIFFIIIGAALFNFFIETTGMPQYLIATVEESGLPAFSVLLVIILFYLVLGCFMDSMSMIMLTIPFVFPLVSALGFDPIWFGILVVTVAELGLITPPVGMNLFVMQGVARDLNSVTVMRGIVPFILADAVRLVLLIFVPALTLYLPSLL from the coding sequence GTGGCTGATTCATTTGTCGGACTTTTGGGCTTCGTTCTCGCCCTTGCCTTGATTGCGTTTGGAGTTCCAGTCGCCCTTTCTCTGGGGTTTGTCGGTCTTGCTGGCTATGCCTTTCTCAATGGCGTCCCGAGCGCTCTTTTCATCATCGGTTCCGGCCCATTTGAGGCGATATTTCCCTATTCCCTGTCCGTTATTCCACTCTTTTTGATGATGGGTGTATTTTCATCGCGCTGCGGATTGTCGAAAGACCTTTTCCAGGCTGCAAATGCGCTTGTGGGCAGATTTCGGGGCGGCCTTGCCATGGCGACCATATGCGCTTGCGCGGGCTTTGGCGCGATTTGCGGGTCGTCGCTTGCCACCGTGGCGACCATTGGACATGTCGCTCTGCCGGAGATGCGCCGTGCGGGCTATGATGACCGACTTTCCTCGGCCAGCATTGCAGCAGGCGGTACGCTTGGAGTGATGATTCCGCCGAGTATTTTGTTGATCATCTATGGTCTTTTGACTGAGCAATCGATCGGAAAACTGTTTTCTGCAGCAATCATTCCGGGCTTGCTGGCGACAGGCCTCTATGCAGCCTGTGTTGCTATATCCGTCCGACTGAACCCAAAATTAGTTGGTGAAGTGCCTTCGGCATCGGAATCCTCCTGTTGGAAGTCCCTCCGAAAGGCCTGGCCGGTTGCTCTGATGTTTGCCGTTGTCATCGGTGGCATACAAGCGGGGATATTTTCGCCGACAGAAGCCGCTGCCGTCGGTGCTGCAGGCGCGGTTCTATTGGCCCTTGGCAAAGGATCTCTGGACCGGCTTTCGCTCGTTTCCGCGATGCGGGAAACTGTTCAGCTGACCGGGATGATCTTTTTCATCATTATCGGCGCGGCCTTGTTCAATTTCTTCATCGAAACAACAGGCATGCCGCAATACCTCATCGCAACCGTGGAGGAGAGCGGCCTACCTGCCTTTTCTGTTCTGCTCGTTATTATCCTGTTCTATCTCGTTCTTGGGTGTTTCATGGATTCCATGTCCATGATCATGCTGACGATACCTTTTGTGTTCCCGCTTGTGTCGGCCCTGGGGTTCGATCCGATATGGTTCGGCATCCTCGTTGTCACGGTGGCCGAACTTGGCCTCATTACTCCTCCTGTCGGGATGAATCTTTTCGTCATGCAAGGTGTGGCGCGCGATCTGAACTCGGTGACCGTCATGCGCGGGATTGTTCCCTTTATCCTGGCTGACGCCGTTCGGCTCGTACTGCTTATTTTCGTTCCAGCGCTAACGCTCTATCTGCCCTCCCTCCTGTAG
- a CDS encoding sulfite exporter TauE/SafE family protein — MADIAFNDPLGLLIIAAALLLGGILKGATGAGMPIIAVPVIAAVYDVRLAVIILVIPNCLTNLWQAFKYRDEELDRSFTLSLALSGAIGAGIGTFFLVWVPLSLLSLSMVCVVIIYIAMRLLKPAFHVSLPWARKTAWIAGATGGILQGSLGISAPAAVTFLNAVKLPRPTFIFTASVFFATMCLTQFPVQLHYGLVTWNIVILGFLSLVPLLAGLPVGEWIGKRMSPIIFDRVILSMLAVLAIKQIWNVLV; from the coding sequence TTGGCTGACATTGCTTTCAACGACCCCCTGGGACTTCTCATCATAGCGGCTGCTTTATTGCTGGGTGGGATCTTGAAGGGAGCAACCGGCGCAGGTATGCCGATAATCGCAGTTCCGGTGATCGCTGCTGTCTATGATGTCCGCCTTGCGGTCATCATTCTGGTCATTCCCAATTGCCTCACAAACCTTTGGCAGGCGTTCAAGTATCGGGACGAGGAGCTGGACCGCAGCTTCACTTTGAGTCTCGCCCTATCGGGGGCGATTGGCGCAGGAATTGGAACGTTCTTTCTTGTCTGGGTGCCGCTCTCACTCCTTAGTCTGTCGATGGTTTGCGTCGTGATCATCTACATCGCGATGCGCCTTTTAAAACCGGCTTTCCATGTGTCGCTTCCTTGGGCTCGAAAAACCGCCTGGATTGCGGGCGCTACAGGCGGTATCCTGCAAGGCTCGCTTGGCATTTCTGCGCCAGCAGCGGTGACGTTTCTCAACGCAGTCAAACTTCCCCGTCCGACGTTTATTTTTACTGCGTCGGTCTTTTTTGCCACGATGTGTCTAACGCAGTTTCCTGTTCAGCTCCATTACGGCCTGGTCACCTGGAACATAGTCATCTTGGGTTTCCTGTCGTTGGTTCCGTTGCTTGCCGGACTGCCGGTTGGAGAATGGATTGGCAAACGCATGAGCCCGATCATCTTTGACCGCGTGATCCTGTCGATGTTGGCAGTTCTTGCGATCAAACAGATCTGGAACGTTCTGGTTTGA